Proteins encoded together in one Benincasa hispida cultivar B227 chromosome 1, ASM972705v1, whole genome shotgun sequence window:
- the LOC120087881 gene encoding VQ motif-containing protein 22, with protein MSGHGDWLQFYHQNLSSTAAPPPSDQSTSEMIFADRVSDATAVVTTTASGTTAGSTGLNPEGRVGKPVRRRSRASRRTPTTLLNTDTTNFRAMVQQFTGGPTPPFASSISPNFSLGFSGIRQSNFSTPPNAVISPPSGYLLQQPPQFYNHNPQPFLFPTDAHGGDFLQRLSAPRPANGGVSGDGFLTESAVPSQIPPAGASAGSSNESNGGNGRLLF; from the coding sequence ATGTCCGGCCATGGCGATTGGCTTCAATTTTACCATCAAAATCTCTCTTCCACGGCGGCGCCACCACCTTCCGATCAATCCACCTCCGAAATGATCTTCGCCGATCGAGTTTCTGACGCCACCGCCGTTGTCACCACCACCGCCTCCGGAACCACAGCCGGTTCAACTGGATTGAATCCGGAAGGTCGTGTAGGAAAGCCGGTTCGCCGCCGGTCCAGGGCATCTCGGCGGACTCCAACGACGTTGCTCAACACCGACACAACTAATTTCAGAGCCATGGTTCAACAATTCACCGGCGGTCCAACTCCACCTTTCGCCTCATCGATTTCCCCCAATTTTTCGCTAGGGTTCAGCGGGATTCGTCAATCCAATTTCTCCACTCCGCCCAACGCCGTGATTTCTCCGCCGTCTGGTTACCTACTACAACAACCGCCACAGTTTTACAATCACAACCCCCAGCCGTTCCTGTTTCCGACAGACGCACACGGCGGCGACTTTCTTCAGAGGCTATCCGCGCCGAGGCCGGCTAATGGCGGAGTTTCCGGAGACGGATTTCTGACGGAAAGTGCGGTTCCTTCTCAAATTCCTCCCGCCGGAGCTTCTGCTGGTTCCTCTAACGAGAGCAATGGCGGTAATGGTCGCTTACTGTTCTGA